CTAATGTCACGGTCAATGCCGACTTAGGTCAATGTCATGCTACTGGAGTGAATCTTAGCACTCCGGTGACATCGGATAACTGCGGTGTAGATTCTGAAACGAATGATGCGCCCTCTCAGTTCCCTGTTGGTACTACAACTGTCACCTGGACGGCCATAGATTATTCTGGCAACACAGCCACCTGCCAACAAATGGTTATTGTCAATGACAATCAGAATCCAGAAATCGGCTGTCCGGCCAATGTCATGGTCAACGCCGATTTAGGTCAATGTTATGCTACTGGCGTGAATATAGGAACGCCAGGCACATCTGACAACTGCGGTGTGGCAACTGTTTCAAACAACGCCCCTGCCACTTTCCCTGTTGGAACAACTATTGTCATATGGACTGTTACCGATACATATGGGAACACTGCTCAGTGCACACAACAGGTCGTGGTTGCCGATGAGGAAGATCCTTCAATTACCTGTCCGGCTAACATAAACACCACTACTGATGACGGTGAGTGCTTTGCAATAGTGGATCTGGGAACAACAAGCACATCTGACAACTGCGGTGTGGCAACTGTTTCAAACAACGCCCCTGCCACTTTCCCTGTTGGAACAACTATTGTCATATGGACTGTTACCGATACATATGGGAACACTGCTCAGTGC
This window of the Bacteroidota bacterium genome carries:
- a CDS encoding HYR domain-containing protein, which encodes MWQQSPTTISCPANVTVNADLGQCHATGVNLSTPVTSDNCGVDSETNDAPSQFPVGTTTVTWTAIDYSGNTATCQQMVIVNDNQNPEIGCPANVMVNADLGQCYATGVNIGTPGTSDNCGVATVSNNAPATFPVGTTIVIWTVTDTYGNTAQCTQQVVVADEEDPSITCPANINTTTDDGECFAIVDLGTTSTSDNCGVATVSNNAPATFPVGTTIVIWTVTDTYGNTAQC